A single Mustelus asterias chromosome 4, sMusAst1.hap1.1, whole genome shotgun sequence DNA region contains:
- the LOC144492477 gene encoding CKLF-like MARVEL transmembrane domain-containing protein 3, with product MGETEVPEAAPSSPPGLAALIPDKTFLTSRKGLLLAAELVLSFIIFICYLTSSMAAFMAAPLIEFLLAVCAYYVYVTKYIDYFPGFHGPLMDFLRCITAAVIFFAISIYAITKSSASWKTAGVFGFVATVVFAFDFYYLCNHLISLINPQELPTHTATIKKSTGEDEEEDSDSD from the exons ATGGGAGAGACAGAGGTGCCCGAAGCTGCTCCCTCCTCTCCACCGGGACTGGCTGCCCTCATCCCCGACAAAACTTTCCTAACTTCTCGCAAAGGGCTGCTGTTGGCAGCGGAGTTG GTTCTATCCTTCATCATTTTCATTTGTTATTTGACATCATCCATGGCAGCTTTCATGGCCGCTCCACTCATCGAGTTCCTGCTAGCCGTTTGCGCCTATTACGTTTACGTGACAAAGTACATCGACTATTTCCCAGGCTTTCACGGCCCCTTGATG GATTTCCTGCGGTGTATAACCGCTGCCGTTATTTTCTTCGCAATCTCGATTTACGCCATTACAAAGAGCTCAGCGTCTTGGAAAACAGCCGGA gtcttTGGCTTCGTGGCAACTGTTGTGTTCGCTTTCGATTTCTACTACCTCTGCAACCACCTGATCAGCCTCATCAATCCCCAGGAActccccacccacactgcgaccaTCAAAAAATCCACAG GTGAGGATGAAGAGGAAGACTCGGATTCTGACTGA